A genomic window from Flavobacterium azooxidireducens includes:
- a CDS encoding IS110 family RNA-guided transposase, with product MIKKLLKQVAGIDVAQKELVITLGRIYEDFNIELFSYKVFKNSDSGIKSLVEWVNKQIDKELPIRYVMEATGVYHQKFAYHLVDNGCEVSIVLPNKISNYIRTLEQKTVTDKSCSQAIAQFGLERKLDRWTKPKSIYRELQQLTREREQIVQERSNIKNQIHAESVEAMPNERSLDRMKKRIVLLNLQEKEIKKEINEITKADLQVSNIIKRVTSIPGVGELTAVTVLAETNGFELIRNKSQLTSYAGLDVKEKQSGTSVKGKPRISKKGNRFLRKSLHLPALSAVKWDENFKSVYARLVSKHGIKMKALVAVQRKLLELIYILFKNETVYDKEYITKNSVQTQMV from the coding sequence ATGATTAAAAAATTATTAAAACAAGTCGCAGGAATTGATGTTGCTCAAAAGGAATTAGTCATTACTTTAGGCCGTATATATGAAGATTTCAACATTGAGTTATTTAGTTACAAAGTTTTTAAAAACAGTGATTCTGGAATTAAATCATTGGTTGAATGGGTAAATAAGCAAATAGATAAAGAGCTTCCCATACGTTACGTTATGGAAGCAACCGGAGTTTATCATCAAAAGTTTGCATATCATTTAGTCGATAACGGTTGTGAGGTAAGTATTGTATTACCCAATAAGATTAGTAATTACATACGAACCTTAGAACAAAAAACAGTAACCGATAAGAGTTGTTCGCAAGCAATTGCACAATTTGGATTAGAGCGAAAATTAGATCGATGGACAAAGCCTAAAAGCATTTACAGGGAGCTACAACAGCTTACCCGTGAAAGAGAGCAAATTGTTCAAGAGAGGAGTAATATTAAAAACCAAATACATGCTGAAAGTGTAGAAGCTATGCCAAATGAACGAAGTCTTGATAGGATGAAAAAGAGAATAGTATTATTGAATTTACAAGAAAAAGAAATAAAAAAAGAAATCAACGAAATTACAAAAGCTGATCTTCAAGTGTCCAATATCATCAAAAGAGTTACATCAATACCTGGTGTTGGTGAATTAACCGCAGTGACAGTTTTAGCGGAAACAAACGGTTTTGAATTAATAAGAAACAAATCTCAGCTAACTAGTTATGCAGGACTGGATGTAAAAGAAAAGCAATCAGGAACCTCAGTAAAGGGGAAGCCAAGAATATCCAAGAAAGGAAATAGGTTTTTAAGAAAATCATTGCATTTACCAGCATTAAGTGCTGTAAAATGGGATGAAAATTTTAAAAGTGTTTACGCAAGATTAGTGTCTAAACACGGTATTAAAATGAAAGCTTTGGTAGCAGTTCAAAGAAAGTTACTCGAACTAATCTATATTTTATTCAAAAATGAAACAGTTTACGATAAAGAATATATAACAAAAAATAGCGTGCAAACACAAATGGTTTAA
- a CDS encoding alpha-ketoacid dehydrogenase subunit alpha/beta: MTAPETKQAMTFEDFRTEVLNDYKIATTSRECSLLGRREVLTGKAKFGIFGDGKEVPQLAMAKAFKNGDFRSGYYRDQTFMMAIGQLNIQQFFAGLYGHTDLEHDPMSAGRQMGGHFATHSLDENGNWNDLTKQKNSSADISPTAGQMPRLLGLAQASKIYRNVSVLPKKNKFSDNGNEIAWGTIGNASTSEGLFFETINAAGVLQVPMVMSVWDDEYGISVHARYQTTKENISEILKGFQRDQDNKGYEIMNVLGWDYAALVGTYQRAAQIAREEHVPVLIHVSELTQPQGHSTSGSHERYKNAERLAWEAEFDCLAQMRLWMIANNIATAEEIEEIDNVTKKEVLEGKKAAWTAFVEPFKKEQNELVALLESIASTSVNRVFIQKFANDLKDIKEPIRKDIITAARKVLRMIVGEKAQPQLATWIKNYMSKIQPKFSSHLFSESAQQVTSVKEVLPTYDASAEEVDARLVLRDNFDAIFNKHPEVLIFGEDSGNIGDVNQGLEGMQEKFGEMRVADAGIREATILGQGIGMAMRGLRPIAEIQYLDYLLYAIQIMSDDLATLQYRTKGRQKAPLIIRTRGHRLEGVWHSGSPMGMIINAVRGIHVLVPRNMTKAAGFYNTLLETDEPALLIECLNGYRLKEKMPTNLGTFKTPIGVVETIKKGIDVTIVSYGSTLRLVEQAAKELLEVGIDCEIIDIQSLLPFDINHDIKKSLAQTNRLLVVDEDVPGGASAFILQQVLDVQNGYDYLDSKPQTLAAQPHRPAYGTDGDYFCKPSAEDIYEKVYAMMHEVNPKEFPELY, translated from the coding sequence ATGACAGCACCAGAAACCAAACAAGCCATGACGTTTGAAGATTTCCGAACAGAAGTTTTAAACGACTATAAAATTGCAACTACCAGCAGAGAATGTTCCCTCTTAGGGCGACGTGAAGTGCTAACCGGAAAAGCCAAATTTGGTATTTTTGGTGATGGTAAAGAAGTACCGCAATTAGCCATGGCAAAAGCGTTTAAAAATGGTGATTTCCGTTCAGGATATTACCGTGATCAAACGTTTATGATGGCCATTGGTCAATTAAACATTCAACAGTTTTTTGCCGGCTTATACGGTCATACCGATTTGGAACACGATCCAATGAGTGCCGGTCGTCAAATGGGCGGACACTTTGCTACGCATTCGCTTGACGAAAACGGAAACTGGAACGATTTAACCAAACAAAAAAATTCAAGTGCCGACATCTCTCCTACTGCCGGACAAATGCCGCGTTTGTTAGGATTGGCTCAAGCTTCTAAAATTTACAGAAACGTTTCGGTTTTACCGAAAAAAAATAAATTCTCCGATAACGGAAACGAAATTGCTTGGGGAACGATTGGAAATGCAAGTACTTCCGAAGGTCTTTTCTTTGAAACCATCAACGCCGCCGGAGTTCTTCAAGTGCCAATGGTCATGAGCGTTTGGGATGACGAATACGGAATTTCCGTTCATGCTCGCTACCAAACTACCAAAGAAAATATCTCTGAAATCCTAAAAGGTTTTCAACGGGATCAAGACAATAAGGGTTACGAAATCATGAATGTGTTAGGTTGGGATTATGCCGCTTTGGTAGGAACCTATCAACGTGCCGCTCAAATTGCTCGCGAAGAACACGTTCCGGTTTTAATTCACGTAAGCGAATTAACGCAACCGCAAGGTCACTCCACTTCCGGAAGTCATGAACGCTACAAAAATGCAGAACGATTAGCTTGGGAAGCCGAATTTGATTGTTTGGCTCAAATGCGTTTGTGGATGATTGCCAACAACATTGCCACTGCCGAAGAAATTGAAGAAATTGACAATGTAACTAAAAAAGAAGTTTTAGAAGGCAAAAAAGCAGCTTGGACTGCCTTTGTAGAACCTTTCAAAAAAGAGCAAAACGAATTAGTTGCTTTGTTGGAAAGCATTGCTTCAACGAGTGTAAACCGCGTTTTTATCCAAAAATTCGCCAACGATTTAAAAGATATTAAAGAACCGATTCGCAAAGATATTATTACCGCTGCCCGAAAAGTTTTACGCATGATTGTGGGCGAAAAAGCACAACCACAATTAGCAACGTGGATTAAAAACTACATGTCAAAAATCCAACCGAAATTCAGTTCGCATTTGTTTTCTGAATCGGCTCAACAAGTAACTTCGGTCAAAGAAGTGTTGCCAACCTATGATGCATCTGCCGAAGAAGTAGATGCTCGTTTAGTACTTCGTGATAACTTTGATGCCATTTTCAACAAACATCCAGAAGTATTGATTTTTGGAGAAGATTCCGGAAACATTGGCGACGTAAACCAAGGTTTAGAAGGCATGCAAGAAAAATTCGGCGAAATGCGTGTAGCCGATGCCGGTATTCGTGAAGCCACCATTTTAGGCCAAGGAATCGGAATGGCCATGCGAGGCCTCCGCCCTATTGCCGAAATTCAATATTTAGATTATCTACTGTATGCCATTCAAATCATGAGTGATGATTTGGCTACGTTACAATACCGTACCAAAGGCCGTCAAAAAGCACCGTTGATTATTCGTACTCGCGGACACCGTTTAGAAGGCGTTTGGCACTCCGGTTCACCCATGGGAATGATTATTAATGCCGTTCGTGGCATTCACGTGTTGGTGCCCAGAAACATGACCAAAGCAGCAGGATTTTATAACACCTTATTAGAAACCGACGAACCTGCTTTGCTTATCGAATGTTTGAACGGATATCGTTTAAAAGAAAAAATGCCTACCAATTTAGGAACGTTTAAAACTCCAATTGGTGTGGTAGAAACCATCAAAAAAGGAATAGATGTTACCATCGTTTCTTATGGTTCTACACTTCGATTAGTTGAGCAAGCAGCCAAAGAATTATTAGAAGTTGGAATTGATTGCGAAATCATTGACATTCAATCACTTTTACCATTCGACATCAACCATGATATTAAGAAAAGTTTAGCCCAAACCAATCGTTTATTGGTAGTAGATGAAGACGTTCCCGGCGGAGCTTCTGCTTTTATCTTGCAACAAGTATTAGATGTTCAAAATGGCTACGATTACTTAGATAGTAAACCGCAAACACTAGCAGCTCAACCGCATCGTCCGGCGTATGGTACTGATGGCGATTATTTCTGTAAACCCTCTGCGGAAGATATTTATGAAAAAGTGTATGCGATGATGCATGAAGTGAATCCAAAAGAATTCCCGGAATTATATTAA